One segment of Leptospirillum ferrooxidans C2-3 DNA contains the following:
- a CDS encoding type II secretion system protein GspD, producing MKKRQSFLFPMLALMLVLGACQSAPVAKKGTLSDLHPVYDKKAGKIDPSLPQVILPLPQKEAHVRDYDYLNKVVSGDFRGTRLSDTLELIMPEGITVVWGDMNPSEHVFISIRKKTLRQALDLILKPMGAAFLPAPDHIRVTRHETILFRLPVPNIRTILMGSVGSNPTTPGGGSGSSGGGMGGGMAGGMGGGMAGGMGGGMGGGLGGMTGGMGGGMGANQGTQTSGNVTVNMSSGLVTFWDSLKKTLDGMKGPHGVVRVDTESGYVYVHDQVDRTSDIRDYLNRVRNALRKQVYLKVEIAEIQLNQNNSFGVNWNALLKGVGAQFTTIGAGAQNAGLAATGSQFAPYSIGVTSPNGTSTAILQALDQIGHVHLVSQPRILTLSGLPTTINATTNIPYLQSEMPFAFGGLNSSSLVIPQISYATVGLNLEITAVIDHDSIRLHVVPVLNTLTQFVSIAVQGVGTFQEPEIASRALSSDILTRSNNTVIMGGLISNTISKQEYTIPFLGAIPGLKYLFSGYNDVRTVDEMVFIITPIVSDGFAVPEPTTRTLLHLKPEQAPLRTIPQKESTHITAGQM from the coding sequence ATGAAGAAAAGACAGTCTTTCCTGTTCCCCATGCTTGCCCTGATGCTGGTTCTGGGCGCATGTCAAAGCGCACCGGTCGCCAAGAAGGGAACCTTGTCTGATCTGCATCCGGTCTATGACAAAAAGGCAGGAAAGATCGATCCATCCTTACCTCAGGTGATTCTGCCCCTTCCTCAAAAGGAGGCTCATGTTCGGGATTATGATTATTTGAACAAGGTGGTCAGCGGTGATTTCAGGGGAACAAGGCTATCCGACACGCTCGAGCTGATCATGCCAGAAGGCATCACGGTTGTGTGGGGGGACATGAACCCGTCGGAGCATGTTTTCATTTCCATCCGAAAAAAAACACTGAGGCAAGCCCTTGACCTGATCCTGAAACCGATGGGAGCCGCCTTTCTTCCAGCGCCGGACCATATCAGGGTCACCCGCCATGAAACCATTCTTTTCAGGCTTCCCGTTCCGAACATCAGGACCATCCTGATGGGGTCTGTGGGATCCAACCCCACCACTCCGGGGGGAGGCTCGGGAAGCTCCGGCGGTGGCATGGGCGGCGGCATGGCAGGAGGCATGGGTGGAGGTATGGCAGGAGGAATGGGCGGCGGCATGGGCGGCGGCCTTGGCGGTATGACGGGAGGGATGGGTGGTGGCATGGGTGCCAATCAGGGGACCCAGACCTCAGGAAATGTTACCGTCAATATGTCGAGCGGTCTTGTCACTTTCTGGGATTCGCTCAAAAAGACCCTGGACGGAATGAAGGGACCTCACGGAGTGGTCCGTGTGGATACCGAGTCCGGGTATGTCTATGTCCATGACCAGGTGGACCGGACTTCGGATATCAGGGATTATCTCAACCGAGTCCGGAATGCGCTCCGGAAGCAGGTTTACCTGAAAGTGGAGATTGCCGAGATCCAGCTCAACCAGAACAACTCTTTCGGTGTGAACTGGAACGCTCTTCTGAAGGGGGTCGGCGCACAGTTCACCACGATTGGAGCCGGTGCCCAGAATGCGGGTCTCGCGGCGACAGGCTCCCAGTTCGCACCCTATTCAATAGGAGTGACGAGTCCGAATGGAACGAGTACCGCCATTTTGCAGGCGCTTGACCAGATCGGACATGTTCACCTGGTCAGCCAGCCCAGGATCCTGACGTTGTCCGGACTTCCGACGACGATCAATGCGACGACCAATATTCCTTATCTCCAGAGTGAAATGCCGTTTGCTTTCGGTGGGCTCAACTCTTCTTCCCTGGTCATTCCCCAGATCTCTTACGCGACCGTCGGATTGAATCTCGAGATCACCGCGGTGATCGACCATGATTCCATCAGGCTCCATGTTGTTCCGGTCCTGAATACCCTGACACAATTTGTCTCGATCGCCGTTCAGGGGGTGGGGACCTTCCAGGAGCCGGAGATTGCTTCCCGGGCCTTGTCCTCGGATATCCTGACCCGGTCCAACAACACGGTCATTATGGGAGGACTGATCTCAAACACCATTTCAAAGCAGGAGTACACGATCCCGTTTTTGGGAGCCATTCCGGGTCTCAAATACCTGTTTTCAGGATATAACGATGTCCGGACAGTCGACGAGATGGTCTTTATCATTACGCCCATTGTCTCCGATGGTTTTGCCGTTCCCGAACCCACAACCCGAACCCTTTTGCACCTGAAGCCAGAACAGGCTCCATTGAGAACCATTCCGCAAAAGGAATCGACGCATATCACAGCGGGGCAGATGTAA
- a CDS encoding class I SAM-dependent methyltransferase, with translation MDQTKEIADLKDKIKAHSQGTTTLNLSFIGIVNGLFESLGQNPATSGELAMKTGMDPEYVERWCDAAYAFGLLDGQDHQFRLSSLGEIMRPSHPQTSMPQVIQSVLGTHMSERIAGLMRTGERPGEVILGERETVLPWFGPMLETTFGPIFEKQIFPAIPFFREIDRNDALAIDLGCGNGWYLRALAKHSPKLSGLGVDGFRENIRQASLRAEEEGFGNRLKFTQGDIFSLKLDRKADMIAMNRALHHVWSDKERLFPMLRSYLAPGGALVLWEPFWPKQREELRSNGKRPLSFQNLGEHAQGNRLLNPEEIAEECQKVGLKTTISLFAEGNESVVVAVNTP, from the coding sequence ATGGATCAAACAAAAGAGATCGCTGACCTGAAAGACAAAATCAAAGCGCATTCCCAGGGGACAACAACCCTGAATCTTTCTTTCATTGGAATCGTCAATGGACTTTTTGAATCCCTGGGACAGAACCCTGCAACATCCGGGGAACTTGCCATGAAAACCGGAATGGATCCCGAATATGTGGAAAGATGGTGCGATGCGGCTTACGCTTTTGGGCTCCTTGATGGCCAGGACCATCAATTCCGTCTTTCGTCCCTTGGTGAAATCATGAGGCCTTCTCACCCCCAGACATCCATGCCGCAGGTGATCCAATCCGTTCTCGGAACACATATGTCCGAAAGGATTGCCGGCCTCATGCGGACAGGAGAACGTCCTGGAGAGGTCATTCTTGGAGAGAGAGAGACCGTTCTTCCCTGGTTTGGCCCCATGCTCGAGACCACATTCGGCCCGATATTTGAAAAACAGATTTTCCCTGCCATTCCTTTCTTCAGGGAGATCGATCGCAACGATGCCCTGGCCATCGATCTTGGCTGTGGGAATGGCTGGTACCTGAGAGCCCTGGCAAAACACAGCCCCAAACTTTCCGGGCTGGGAGTGGACGGTTTCCGGGAAAACATCCGGCAAGCAAGCCTTCGTGCTGAAGAGGAAGGGTTCGGAAACCGGCTAAAGTTCACCCAAGGCGACATTTTTTCCCTCAAACTGGACCGGAAGGCGGATATGATCGCAATGAACAGGGCCCTCCATCATGTCTGGAGTGACAAGGAGAGACTGTTCCCGATGCTCCGATCATATCTCGCACCCGGTGGAGCCCTTGTCTTGTGGGAGCCCTTCTGGCCCAAACAACGCGAAGAGTTGAGATCAAACGGAAAACGTCCGCTCTCTTTCCAGAATCTTGGGGAGCATGCTCAGGGCAACAGGTTGCTTAACCCTGAGGAAATTGCCGAAGAATGCCAAAAAGTTGGTCTTAAGACAACAATTTCCCTTTTTGCAGAGGGAAATGAATCGGTTGTCGTTGCAGTGAACACTCCCTAG
- a CDS encoding alcohol dehydrogenase, translated as MRSVQVSQPGMPFLVSNTDRPAPGKKQVLIRVSACGICHSDVFVRDGLFPGLSYPRVPGHEVVGVIEKTGEAVLAWKVGDIVGVGWHGGHCFECDSCRKGDFILCEHSRVTGISFDGGYAEYMVSPEEALARVPDGMAKELAAPLLCAGVTTFNALRHSGAVAGDLVAISGIGGLGHLGIQFASKMGLHTVALSSGKEKEALARSLGAHDYIDLSSGDAVTALNKMGGAKVILVTAPNSELASRLVDGLSPNGNMVLVGVDANPLSVSPLQLIGGRKRISGWPSGDAKDSEETLRFAHQAGVRPMVETYPLEEAEKAYQVMISNKARFRVVLTL; from the coding sequence ATGAGATCTGTTCAGGTCAGTCAACCAGGAATGCCCTTTCTCGTATCGAATACCGATCGACCCGCTCCCGGAAAAAAACAGGTATTGATCAGGGTGTCGGCATGCGGCATCTGTCATAGCGATGTTTTTGTCCGGGATGGACTTTTTCCCGGTCTTTCGTATCCAAGAGTTCCAGGACATGAAGTTGTGGGTGTCATTGAAAAAACGGGGGAAGCTGTTTTGGCTTGGAAGGTTGGCGATATTGTTGGTGTCGGATGGCATGGCGGACACTGCTTCGAGTGTGATTCCTGCAGGAAGGGAGATTTTATCCTGTGCGAACATTCCAGAGTGACAGGGATTTCCTTCGATGGAGGCTATGCCGAATACATGGTATCTCCTGAAGAGGCCCTTGCGAGAGTTCCGGACGGGATGGCCAAAGAGCTGGCGGCTCCCCTTTTGTGTGCCGGGGTGACCACCTTCAATGCCCTACGCCATTCCGGAGCGGTGGCTGGCGATCTCGTGGCCATTTCGGGAATCGGTGGGCTTGGACATCTCGGTATCCAGTTTGCCTCCAAGATGGGGCTTCATACGGTGGCACTGTCTTCCGGAAAAGAGAAAGAGGCTTTGGCGCGGTCTCTTGGGGCCCATGACTATATCGACCTTTCTTCTGGCGATGCTGTGACCGCCCTTAATAAAATGGGCGGGGCCAAAGTGATTCTTGTGACAGCACCCAACAGTGAACTGGCCTCGCGGCTGGTCGACGGACTGTCGCCGAATGGCAACATGGTTCTTGTCGGGGTCGATGCCAATCCTCTTTCCGTCTCGCCGCTTCAATTGATCGGGGGACGAAAAAGGATTTCGGGTTGGCCATCCGGAGATGCAAAAGATTCAGAAGAGACGCTTCGTTTTGCCCATCAGGCGGGTGTCCGCCCAATGGTGGAGACGTATCCCCTTGAAGAGGCAGAAAAGGCCTATCAGGTCATGATCTCAAACAAGGCCCGCTTTCGGGTGGTTCTGACCCTGTAA
- a CDS encoding mechanosensitive ion channel family protein yields the protein MPLTGNSPADGAKEKTHFISFRFIFIFLSIPLFLMGVHAIGRHYKSYPEAINLMEISGILLILFTLYRTLVSDLVPFLAERIGKEKANSARYFIDFLFIASGVFIVLSLLGKGFENLALGGTVLSIVIGIAAQSSLTNFFSGFVLAFTQPFKVGETIGIVTWQYARLASTYPHETLAPEYRGTVLSLGMIYTHLRGEDGKTFMLPNSILLQALLFERSFSDERISIRMDIPSGVSTEAIEKRILECLTGRYALSPAEITLRLVDFSSSTVSYQVRFPAGELVEQEVRDTLLRSVMALLPGKKTTGEALS from the coding sequence ATGCCATTAACAGGGAACTCTCCAGCAGACGGAGCAAAAGAGAAAACCCATTTCATTTCTTTCCGGTTCATCTTTATTTTTCTCTCCATTCCACTGTTCTTGATGGGGGTTCATGCCATCGGGAGGCATTACAAGAGCTATCCCGAGGCTATCAACCTGATGGAAATCTCGGGAATCCTTCTGATTCTGTTTACCCTGTACAGGACACTGGTCTCGGATCTTGTTCCTTTTCTGGCAGAGCGGATCGGGAAGGAGAAAGCCAATTCTGCCCGATATTTTATCGATTTCCTTTTTATCGCGTCAGGGGTTTTTATTGTCCTCAGCCTTCTGGGAAAAGGCTTTGAAAATCTGGCCCTTGGAGGCACGGTCCTTTCGATTGTCATCGGTATTGCAGCGCAAAGCAGTCTGACAAACTTTTTTTCGGGATTCGTACTGGCCTTTACCCAACCGTTCAAAGTCGGAGAGACAATCGGTATAGTCACCTGGCAATACGCCAGGCTGGCTTCGACCTATCCGCATGAAACACTGGCTCCGGAGTACAGGGGAACGGTTCTGTCCCTGGGAATGATCTATACCCACCTGAGGGGGGAGGATGGAAAAACGTTCATGTTGCCAAACAGTATCCTTCTTCAGGCATTGTTATTTGAGAGAAGCTTTTCAGATGAGCGGATTTCCATCCGGATGGATATTCCTTCGGGTGTGAGTACGGAGGCCATCGAAAAAAGGATCCTTGAATGCCTGACCGGTCGATATGCCCTTTCTCCAGCGGAGATCACGCTCCGTCTTGTGGACTTTTCCAGCTCGACGGTCAGTTATCAGGTGAGATTTCCCGCAGGAGAGCTTGTGGAGCAAGAGGTCAGGGATACGCTTCTCCGGTCAGTCATGGCTCTTTTGCCTGGAAAAAAGACAACCGGAGAAGCGCTCTCCTGA
- the msrA gene encoding peptide-methionine (S)-S-oxide reductase MsrA produces MEHIVSGEKSLATFGGGCFWCLDSVFRDTKGVLSVESGYMGGTVDHPTYHMVCSGRTGHAEVVRLEFDPQVISYEELLEIFFTIHDPTTLNRQGHDIGTQYRSVIFSHDKRQELSAKTIIKNLASAYPNPIVTEVVPLSVFYPAESYHQDYFSDNPDQPYCQAVVRPKLEKFRKVFPQKSLQKGV; encoded by the coding sequence TTGGAACATATTGTTTCTGGAGAAAAAAGCCTTGCAACATTTGGAGGCGGTTGTTTCTGGTGCCTTGATTCTGTCTTCAGGGATACGAAGGGTGTTTTATCCGTGGAATCCGGTTATATGGGCGGAACGGTCGATCATCCCACATACCATATGGTCTGCTCCGGCCGAACCGGCCATGCGGAGGTCGTCCGGCTGGAGTTCGACCCGCAGGTGATCTCCTATGAGGAGTTGCTGGAGATTTTTTTTACCATCCATGACCCGACCACACTGAACCGACAGGGACACGACATCGGAACACAATACAGATCGGTCATCTTTTCTCACGACAAGAGACAGGAACTCTCTGCAAAGACAATCATCAAGAACCTTGCTTCGGCCTATCCAAACCCCATCGTGACCGAAGTGGTTCCCCTGTCAGTCTTTTACCCGGCGGAGTCCTATCATCAGGACTATTTTTCTGACAACCCGGATCAACCTTATTGTCAGGCTGTCGTAAGGCCCAAGCTGGAAAAATTCCGGAAGGTGTTCCCTCAAAAATCCTTACAAAAAGGCGTTTGA
- a CDS encoding diguanylate cyclase domain-containing protein — protein MIDQSLVSDILPNIDTLSFSPRLRLPVHTAKDLIVTDSWVSEKTSSEKVYRMFGQDPGLPGLAILKNESPIGLIFRSTLIERFSFRYSHELFGPKPITEFMDPLPVTVQISSDIDEIGKRFQGDTLPRAMDDGFLVVDGERFAGIGTWQMLMKCLSGRREELFSYMAHHDPLTGLPNRILFMSELERELGEGARGAIFYLDMDRFKEVNDKYGHQEGDRLLNEFSDRLLLSVRSQDLVARLGGDEFGILVRGLSQKSEIPMWIGQFMEHLKSPYKICGCDYEISASIGYCLYPRGDKDLATILRKADSRMYENKRERRAFQAQDTKLEGRNHSGGKEIVLSSHGIGASVFDGGGNQIASNILWQERVQGHEIGILSELEEVLRFSLPDGASGPFRVVISGDKRAVERDPGDSFEGESMDNLTGLYDRTSFYQKFFRAVTHQITLQDGCLLLLVMDLDRFQVTNDISGHTMGDRVLKAVSERLLKVVRKNDLVARLGGDEFALAFSGIQSRKAAEKVASEILQSISMPYTIDGQEYFLTASIGATIMPEDGEDFETLISNADMALSQSKEQGRFQVQFFSAEARERQTVRYSMEKRLFKALERNEFRLYYQPMIDMVTGRTTGAEALIRWIGEDGTPIHPDQFIPLAEENGMIVPIGQWVVKTALNELSVWRGYGLDHLRISINLSARQLQEPDFLLNFLQMLSHSGENPEQVMIEMTETVVMRKAQESIDLLGALKAHRIKIAIDDFGTGYSSLSYLRRFPVDVLKIDRSFVRQIGEMGEDSEIVRLITLLARALSLEVCAEGVESELELSYLREFGVGSYQGYLSSPAIPSGSFVDWVLKSRAGSITP, from the coding sequence ATGATCGATCAGTCGCTTGTTTCCGATATTCTTCCCAACATAGACACCCTATCCTTTTCTCCGCGTTTAAGACTTCCTGTCCATACAGCAAAAGATCTGATCGTCACCGATAGCTGGGTCTCCGAAAAGACATCGTCGGAAAAGGTCTACAGAATGTTCGGGCAGGATCCAGGACTGCCAGGGCTTGCAATCCTGAAGAACGAGAGTCCCATTGGACTGATCTTCAGGAGCACCCTCATTGAACGTTTTTCGTTTCGTTATTCCCATGAATTGTTTGGTCCAAAACCCATCACGGAGTTTATGGATCCCCTTCCTGTCACCGTCCAGATTTCAAGTGATATTGATGAGATAGGCAAAAGATTTCAGGGGGATACCCTCCCCAGGGCGATGGATGATGGTTTTTTGGTGGTTGACGGAGAGCGATTTGCCGGTATCGGTACATGGCAAATGTTGATGAAATGTCTCTCCGGACGAAGAGAGGAGCTCTTTTCGTATATGGCCCATCATGATCCCCTGACGGGGCTTCCCAACAGGATCCTGTTTATGTCGGAACTGGAACGGGAACTGGGAGAGGGGGCAAGAGGGGCGATTTTTTATCTTGATATGGACCGCTTCAAGGAAGTCAATGACAAGTATGGACATCAGGAGGGGGATCGTCTGCTGAACGAGTTCTCCGACCGGCTTCTTCTCTCCGTTCGTTCGCAAGACCTGGTCGCGAGACTCGGAGGAGACGAATTCGGAATCCTGGTCCGGGGACTCTCTCAAAAATCAGAGATTCCGATGTGGATTGGACAGTTCATGGAGCATCTCAAGAGTCCCTACAAAATTTGTGGTTGTGACTATGAGATATCTGCAAGCATCGGGTATTGCCTTTACCCCCGGGGAGACAAGGATCTGGCCACTATCTTGAGAAAAGCGGATAGCCGAATGTATGAAAACAAACGCGAGAGAAGAGCCTTTCAGGCTCAAGATACGAAGCTTGAGGGGCGGAATCATTCCGGTGGCAAGGAGATCGTTCTCTCCAGTCATGGTATTGGCGCTTCTGTATTTGACGGTGGGGGAAATCAGATCGCCAGTAACATCCTATGGCAAGAAAGGGTTCAAGGTCATGAGATCGGGATCCTTTCCGAGCTGGAAGAGGTGCTCCGTTTTTCTCTCCCGGACGGCGCATCCGGTCCATTCCGGGTCGTAATCTCAGGAGACAAGAGAGCGGTCGAGAGGGATCCCGGGGACTCTTTTGAAGGAGAGTCGATGGACAACCTCACCGGTCTCTATGACAGGACATCCTTCTACCAAAAATTTTTTCGTGCTGTCACACACCAGATCACGCTACAAGATGGATGCCTGCTTCTTCTCGTCATGGATCTCGATCGTTTTCAGGTGACGAACGATATCTCCGGACATACGATGGGAGATCGTGTTTTAAAAGCTGTTTCCGAAAGACTGTTGAAGGTGGTCCGAAAAAATGATCTCGTTGCGAGACTGGGAGGGGATGAGTTTGCCTTGGCCTTTTCGGGGATCCAGTCCAGAAAGGCGGCCGAGAAAGTGGCATCGGAAATCCTGCAGTCGATTTCGATGCCATACACGATTGATGGTCAGGAATATTTTTTGACGGCGAGTATCGGGGCAACGATCATGCCCGAAGATGGCGAGGATTTTGAAACATTGATCAGTAATGCCGACATGGCGCTTTCCCAGTCAAAAGAGCAGGGTCGTTTCCAGGTCCAGTTCTTCAGCGCGGAGGCGAGGGAACGGCAGACTGTCCGGTATTCGATGGAAAAGAGGTTGTTCAAGGCGCTCGAACGAAATGAATTCCGTCTTTATTACCAGCCAATGATCGATATGGTGACCGGGAGAACAACGGGTGCGGAAGCGCTTATCCGATGGATCGGCGAAGATGGCACGCCGATCCATCCGGATCAGTTTATTCCCCTTGCGGAAGAAAACGGGATGATTGTTCCTATCGGACAGTGGGTTGTGAAGACAGCCCTCAACGAGCTGTCGGTTTGGCGGGGCTATGGACTGGATCATCTCCGGATCAGCATCAACCTGTCTGCCCGACAACTCCAGGAGCCGGATTTTCTGCTCAATTTTCTTCAGATGTTGTCCCATTCCGGAGAAAATCCTGAACAGGTCATGATTGAAATGACCGAGACGGTTGTCATGCGCAAAGCACAGGAATCGATCGATCTCCTGGGCGCATTAAAAGCCCATCGGATAAAGATAGCGATTGACGACTTTGGTACGGGATATTCTTCCTTAAGCTACCTGAGGCGCTTTCCGGTGGATGTTCTCAAGATCGATCGTTCCTTTGTCCGGCAGATCGGAGAAATGGGAGAGGATTCAGAGATTGTTCGTCTGATCACCCTTTTGGCCCGTGCCCTCAGCCTTGAAGTCTGCGCCGAGGGGGTGGAGAGCGAGCTGGAATTGAGCTATCTTCGGGAATTTGGCGTGGGGAGCTATCAGGGATATCTTTCCAGCCCGGCGATTCCTTCCGGATCGTTTGTCGATTGGGTCTTGAAAAGCCGAGCCGGATCCATCACTCCTTGA
- a CDS encoding type IV pilin protein: MDKVRHARDGGFTMMELTVVLFVMALVTSASLIGYRSYIHGANISALSQVIRNVRTASHQYIQINSSYSGLSCPALSASGIWPPSGCNGPSFSLSIPQTSVSVAAGATPYQFSIVILSSYFTDTDFEAICNQFQAQATQCSPSSGTLTLVF, translated from the coding sequence ATGGACAAGGTTCGTCATGCAAGGGATGGCGGATTTACCATGATGGAGCTGACAGTCGTCCTTTTTGTCATGGCGCTTGTCACATCGGCCTCTCTGATCGGTTACCGTTCTTATATCCACGGGGCGAACATATCGGCACTGTCCCAGGTGATCAGAAATGTCAGAACGGCATCCCATCAGTATATTCAGATCAACAGCTCCTATTCGGGGCTTTCCTGTCCGGCTCTTTCCGCTTCCGGGATCTGGCCTCCCTCAGGCTGCAACGGTCCTTCTTTTTCTCTTTCTATCCCGCAGACTTCCGTTTCTGTTGCTGCGGGAGCCACTCCATACCAGTTTTCGATTGTAATCCTTTCAAGCTATTTCACCGATACGGACTTTGAGGCGATTTGCAACCAGTTTCAAGCACAGGCAACCCAGTGCAGCCCCTCGTCCGGCACGTTGACGCTTGTTTTTTGA
- a CDS encoding type IV pilus twitching motility protein PilT, producing the protein MKSLSWNDNGPLQDGWRWIRPLFEDEMITDVHIKGEGCYVRRRGVIEDTDITVSQSFVQWLLETYGQDASFGFDDVRIRMHILGSINGYDMAVRVLPRRIPPLEQLGLPPVFSELIQLKRGLVLVTGAVGSGKTTTLGSLIQAINEVRPVNIITIEDPVELIYNPIKARFSQREIGGGVSTYPQAIRDALREDPDVVLVGETRDPEALEAVMTLAETGKLVFTTLHSIDVAQTFHRILDSFPAHKQPIIRAQCSMVIQAVVSQVLVPTVNGDRAVAQEFAFLNEAIRNIIRSREDKLHLLYPEIESMEKQGDTHFRTFTGSFKRLVSRGQITLETARQFATRPRDFPGS; encoded by the coding sequence ATGAAAAGCCTGTCATGGAATGATAACGGACCTTTGCAGGATGGCTGGCGCTGGATAAGGCCCCTCTTCGAAGACGAGATGATTACCGACGTTCATATCAAGGGAGAGGGATGTTATGTCCGTCGCCGCGGGGTGATCGAGGATACCGATATCACCGTGTCCCAGAGTTTTGTCCAGTGGCTTCTGGAAACCTATGGACAGGACGCTTCCTTCGGCTTTGATGATGTTCGGATCCGAATGCATATCCTGGGATCGATCAACGGATATGACATGGCGGTCAGGGTTCTTCCCCGACGGATCCCTCCCCTTGAACAGCTTGGTCTGCCTCCTGTTTTTTCGGAGCTGATCCAGCTCAAGAGGGGGCTTGTCCTGGTGACCGGAGCGGTCGGATCGGGCAAGACAACCACCCTGGGCTCGCTGATCCAGGCCATCAACGAAGTTCGTCCGGTCAATATCATTACGATCGAGGATCCTGTCGAACTGATCTATAACCCGATCAAGGCCCGCTTTTCCCAAAGGGAAATCGGAGGGGGAGTCAGTACTTATCCGCAAGCGATCAGAGACGCACTCAGAGAGGATCCTGACGTCGTCCTGGTAGGGGAGACTCGGGACCCGGAAGCGCTTGAAGCGGTGATGACGCTTGCTGAAACGGGAAAGCTTGTCTTTACGACACTCCATTCGATTGACGTTGCCCAGACCTTTCACAGGATCCTTGACAGTTTTCCGGCCCACAAGCAGCCGATTATCCGGGCGCAGTGTTCGATGGTCATCCAGGCGGTCGTCAGCCAGGTGCTGGTTCCCACGGTCAATGGAGACCGGGCCGTGGCACAGGAGTTTGCGTTTTTAAATGAGGCCATCAGGAATATCATCCGAAGCCGGGAAGACAAGCTCCATCTTCTCTATCCCGAAATCGAATCGATGGAGAAGCAGGGGGATACGCATTTCCGGACCTTTACGGGAAGCTTCAAGCGTCTTGTTTCCAGGGGGCAGATCACCCTTGAGACGGCACGTCAGTTTGCGACCCGTCCAAGAGATTTTCCCGGGTCATGA
- a CDS encoding type II secretion system protein — protein MESMLETQVEALDSGSESSIEAKGVNDSGFTMIELSVVLLVIGILVAAALLGYNSFVNGGKIAATKTEIEKLIETAHNYAQANAGQVGGTYNGLTAYASGGYVAGSTTMLPSSYTTQGVLNPYGGYGTIATGTNTNQFTLSETGLSTDGCTAILNAYSSHGTGTCAGGTLSLTMN, from the coding sequence ATGGAAAGCATGTTAGAGACACAGGTTGAAGCGTTGGATTCAGGGTCGGAAAGTTCCATCGAGGCGAAAGGGGTCAATGATTCCGGTTTTACAATGATTGAACTGTCTGTGGTCCTGTTGGTGATCGGTATTCTGGTGGCTGCGGCATTGTTGGGCTACAACTCGTTTGTGAATGGTGGCAAGATCGCCGCAACCAAAACGGAAATTGAAAAGCTTATAGAAACCGCCCACAACTATGCCCAGGCCAATGCCGGCCAGGTGGGGGGAACCTATAATGGCCTGACCGCATACGCATCGGGGGGATATGTGGCCGGTTCCACCACAATGCTCCCGTCTTCCTATACGACCCAGGGCGTCCTGAATCCCTATGGCGGATACGGAACGATCGCGACAGGGACCAATACCAACCAGTTCACCTTGTCTGAGACCGGTCTGAGCACAGATGGTTGTACGGCTATCCTGAATGCTTATTCCTCTCACGGGACGGGAACCTGCGCTGGTGGAACTCTCTCGTTGACAATGAACTGA